The following proteins are co-located in the Fusobacteria bacterium ZRK30 genome:
- a CDS encoding YdcF family protein, giving the protein MFLLQKFISNILISPGIFIIFLIIVLMMSFRKRSATKAKLLLLMTITAIYLLSIEPVKDMIVEPLEKNYLPIDRDQLEEVDCYVILGRGIYDNSPKSLSSLTGSPSKAALFRVIEGVRLYKEFPKKIIVTGGIVYNEEKSEGSIYKELMVDLGVPDNDIIIEGRSRTTEENAKLTKGIMNKNGYKKGALITSATHMKRSKYIFEKYGAEVIPAPTGYISRYKESYRMDSYFPNASNFADIRSAVWEYVGLIFYKIKS; this is encoded by the coding sequence ATGTTTTTATTACAAAAATTTATATCGAATATATTGATATCTCCTGGGATATTTATAATTTTTCTGATTATTGTACTTATGATGAGTTTTCGTAAAAGGTCTGCGACGAAGGCAAAATTGTTATTGTTGATGACAATAACAGCAATCTATTTATTATCTATTGAACCAGTAAAAGATATGATAGTAGAGCCTTTGGAAAAAAACTATCTTCCCATAGACAGAGATCAGTTGGAAGAAGTTGATTGTTATGTAATCTTGGGAAGAGGGATCTATGACAATTCTCCTAAAAGCTTATCTTCTTTAACTGGCAGTCCAAGTAAAGCAGCGTTATTTCGGGTAATTGAGGGAGTGCGTCTGTATAAAGAATTTCCTAAAAAGATAATAGTTACAGGTGGAATAGTATATAACGAAGAAAAATCAGAGGGAAGCATATATAAGGAATTGATGGTGGATTTAGGAGTGCCTGACAATGACATAATAATTGAAGGCAGGAGCAGAACTACAGAAGAAAATGCAAAATTAACAAAAGGTATAATGAATAAAAATGGGTATAAAAAAGGAGCCCTTATAACTTCTGCAACACATATGAAAAGATCAAAATATATCTTTGAAAAATATGGTGCAGAGGTAATACCAGCTCCTACAGGATATATATCCAGGTATAAAGAGAGTTACAGGATGGATAGTTATTTTCCCAATGCCAGTAATTTTGCAGATATTAGGAGTGCAGTGTGGGAATATGTTGGGTTGATATTTTATAAGATAAAATCTTAG
- the kdsA gene encoding 3-deoxy-8-phosphooctulonate synthase, whose protein sequence is MLMKEVKSVRIADRFEIGGNKGKFTLLAGPCAIESEEMSIRVAGKIKEICDRLEINYVFKSSFDKANRSSIHGFRGVGIDEGLRILQKVKDTYDIPVITDVHEPWQCERVAEVVDMIQIPAFLCRQTDLLVAAAKTGLPVNVKKGQFLAPWDMKNVVNKMQEAGSENFMLCERGATFGYNNFVVDMRSFMEMREFGYPVIFDATHSVQIPGGQGTCTGGNREYVFPLMRAALAVGVDGIFAEVHEDPDCAPCDGPNMLKLEDLEEILKVALEIDGIVKR, encoded by the coding sequence ATGTTGATGAAAGAGGTAAAATCAGTAAGGATAGCAGATAGATTTGAGATAGGTGGGAATAAAGGTAAATTTACCCTTTTAGCAGGGCCTTGTGCAATTGAATCTGAGGAGATGAGTATTAGAGTAGCTGGTAAGATCAAAGAGATATGTGACAGGTTAGAGATAAATTATGTATTTAAATCATCTTTTGATAAAGCTAATAGATCGTCGATCCACGGGTTTAGAGGAGTAGGGATAGATGAGGGACTAAGAATCTTACAAAAAGTAAAGGATACCTATGATATACCTGTGATTACAGATGTACATGAGCCTTGGCAGTGTGAAAGGGTAGCAGAAGTTGTAGATATGATACAGATCCCTGCATTTTTATGCAGACAGACCGATCTGTTGGTAGCAGCGGCTAAAACAGGGTTACCTGTAAATGTTAAAAAAGGTCAGTTTTTAGCTCCTTGGGATATGAAAAATGTGGTCAACAAGATGCAGGAAGCCGGGAGTGAGAACTTTATGTTGTGTGAAAGGGGAGCAACCTTTGGATACAATAACTTTGTGGTAGACATGAGATCATTTATGGAGATGAGAGAATTTGGATATCCTGTGATATTTGATGCTACCCATTCGGTACAAATTCCAGGAGGACAGGGAACGTGTACCGGTGGAAATCGTGAATATGTATTCCCACTTATGAGAGCGGCACTGGCTGTAGGAGTGGATGGAATATTTGCAGAGGTACATGAAGATCCAGATTGTGCTCCTTGTGATGGTCCTAATATGTTAAAATTAGAAGATTTAGAAGAGATATTAAAGGTAGCATTAGAGATAGACGGAATAGTAAAAAGATAG
- a CDS encoding FCD domain-containing protein, translating to MNNDEINYDYSILKLLEKHQKPTGASLIKRELKNLKINISEATIGRVLFNLDNIGLTIKDGYRGRVITDKGKLYLKNIQRKKDRRKKGELFLNVLDIQEIDRLLEALEARKVVESQMAKFAAANSNIQTEKDFKVIIESHEKVIKNLTEYEYNIPFHKYVATLAGNKILELMLQMVMDDTRFTPALKKIEKSLGTKTIEEHKIIAMAIIKKDPEGAEKAMADHIEALIEKVKKIKETTYI from the coding sequence GTGAACAATGATGAGATAAATTACGATTACTCTATATTAAAACTCCTTGAAAAGCATCAAAAACCTACAGGAGCTTCCCTAATAAAGAGGGAACTTAAAAATTTAAAGATAAACATCAGTGAAGCAACTATTGGGAGGGTTCTTTTTAATCTGGATAATATTGGCTTAACTATAAAAGATGGATATAGGGGCAGGGTTATAACCGATAAGGGAAAACTTTACTTAAAAAATATTCAAAGGAAAAAAGATAGAAGAAAAAAGGGAGAATTATTTTTAAATGTTCTGGATATACAGGAGATCGACAGACTTTTAGAAGCTTTAGAAGCCAGAAAAGTAGTTGAGAGCCAAATGGCTAAATTTGCCGCTGCAAATTCTAATATTCAAACTGAAAAAGATTTTAAGGTAATTATAGAAAGTCACGAAAAAGTGATAAAGAATCTCACTGAATATGAATATAATATTCCCTTCCACAAGTATGTAGCAACCCTTGCAGGAAATAAAATATTGGAACTTATGCTTCAAATGGTTATGGATGATACCAGATTTACCCCAGCCTTAAAAAAAATAGAAAAAAGTTTGGGAACAAAAACTATTGAGGAACATAAAATTATAGCTATGGCTATAATAAAAAAAGATCCTGAAGGTGCAGAAAAAGCCATGGCCGATCATATAGAAGCCCTTATAGAAAAGGTCAAAAAAATTAAGGAAACAACATATATTTAA
- a CDS encoding (2Fe-2S)-binding protein — MRVVNHPILGEEERKEYVTIYYNGKPLNAMAGETIAATLMSAGIRKFRKTPKYKRDRGVYCGIGRCTDCVMVVNGKPNVRTCVTPVEEGMSVETQIGYGKGEE, encoded by the coding sequence ATGAGGGTAGTTAATCATCCTATACTAGGTGAGGAAGAAAGAAAAGAATATGTCACTATTTATTACAATGGAAAGCCATTAAATGCTATGGCAGGTGAGACAATAGCGGCGACTCTTATGAGTGCAGGAATAAGAAAATTTAGAAAAACTCCTAAATACAAGAGGGATAGAGGTGTATATTGTGGAATAGGCAGATGTACAGACTGTGTCATGGTAGTGAATGGAAAACCCAATGTCAGAACTTGTGTAACTCCTGTAGAGGAAGGAATGAGTGTAGAAACACAGATCGGATATGGAAAGGGGGAGGAGTAA
- a CDS encoding NAD(P)/FAD-dependent oxidoreductase translates to MKETQVVIVGGGPAGLAAGIEIAKSGGQVTVLDENKKPGGQLFKQIHKFFGSREHLAGTRGYEIGTKLLEETKELGVDVILDAPVYGIFEGKTVVYSKDGKQHQIKGDKIILATGATENTLAFPGSDLPGVMGAGAAQTMINVNRVLPGKKVLMVGSGNVGLIVSYQLMQAGADVVGLVEAAPNVSGYGVHASKISRGGVPIYTSHTVKRAMGDGEVSKVEICELDERFQMIEGTEKILDVDTICIAVGLSPMSEIAWTIGCDFTFIPTFGGHVPKHNENMESTISGIYVSGDISGVEEASSAMEEGRLAGIAASESLGLYSEEKAKELKGQVWNRLNTLRDGEFGEKRKQSKNVQISRYMEDANE, encoded by the coding sequence ATGAAAGAAACTCAGGTTGTAATTGTAGGAGGTGGACCTGCAGGTCTTGCTGCAGGAATAGAAATTGCAAAATCCGGAGGTCAAGTTACTGTTTTAGATGAAAATAAAAAACCCGGAGGACAGCTTTTTAAGCAGATTCATAAGTTCTTTGGTTCAAGGGAGCATCTGGCAGGAACCAGGGGATATGAAATAGGAACTAAACTTTTAGAGGAAACGAAGGAATTAGGAGTGGACGTTATACTGGATGCTCCTGTTTACGGAATATTTGAAGGGAAAACAGTGGTCTATTCAAAAGACGGGAAGCAGCATCAAATAAAAGGAGATAAAATTATCCTTGCAACAGGGGCGACAGAAAATACCCTTGCTTTCCCGGGATCAGATCTTCCAGGTGTCATGGGGGCAGGAGCAGCTCAAACGATGATAAATGTAAACAGAGTTTTACCGGGAAAAAAAGTTCTTATGGTTGGATCAGGGAATGTAGGATTAATTGTTTCCTATCAGTTGATGCAGGCTGGTGCAGATGTAGTTGGACTGGTAGAAGCGGCTCCAAATGTAAGTGGATATGGTGTTCATGCTTCTAAAATAAGCCGTGGAGGAGTTCCTATCTATACTTCCCATACTGTAAAAAGAGCTATGGGAGATGGTGAAGTCAGTAAGGTGGAGATATGTGAACTGGATGAAAGATTTCAAATGATTGAAGGTACAGAGAAGATTTTAGATGTAGATACTATCTGTATTGCTGTAGGGCTTAGTCCCATGTCTGAAATAGCTTGGACTATTGGGTGTGATTTTACATTTATTCCGACTTTTGGAGGACATGTGCCAAAACACAATGAGAATATGGAATCTACAATTTCGGGAATATATGTGTCAGGAGATATTTCGGGAGTAGAAGAAGCCAGCTCTGCCATGGAAGAGGGACGTCTAGCCGGTATAGCAGCTTCAGAATCTTTGGGACTCTATAGTGAAGAGAAAGCAAAAGAGTTGAAAGGCCAGGTATGGAATAGGTTAAATACTTTGAGAGATGGAGAATTTGGTGAAAAAAGAAAACAATCTAAAAATGTACAGATAAGTAGATATATGGAGGATGCTAATGAATAA
- a CDS encoding 4Fe-4S binding protein, which produces MNKGVKFTGVPSMEEIKGCPGTPGEERFEKGPVVSIECVQKIPCNPCEAACPFGAIEVGSSITSLPKLDEEKCIGCGVCIPKCPGLAIFKIHKNYSEKTSMVEFPFEYLPLPEKGDQVPCGDRFGKYIADGKVLDVKNDKKNDGTTLISVEIPKEYFMGIRTIYRG; this is translated from the coding sequence ATGAATAAAGGAGTAAAGTTTACGGGAGTTCCTTCTATGGAGGAGATAAAAGGCTGTCCTGGAACCCCAGGTGAGGAGAGATTTGAAAAAGGGCCTGTTGTATCAATAGAGTGTGTTCAAAAAATACCTTGTAATCCCTGTGAGGCAGCTTGTCCATTTGGTGCAATAGAGGTGGGAAGTTCAATTACAAGCCTTCCAAAATTAGATGAGGAAAAATGTATAGGGTGTGGAGTCTGTATTCCAAAATGTCCTGGGCTGGCGATCTTTAAAATTCATAAAAATTATAGTGAAAAAACTTCAATGGTAGAATTTCCATTTGAATATCTCCCCCTCCCTGAAAAAGGAGATCAGGTTCCTTGTGGAGACAGATTTGGAAAATATATTGCTGACGGTAAAGTATTAGATGTAAAAAATGATAAAAAAAATGATGGTACAACTCTTATCAGTGTAGAAATTCCAAAGGAATATTTTATGGGAATAAGAACCATCTATAGGGGGTAA
- a CDS encoding (2Fe-2S)-binding protein: protein MCDDKVFVCRCQEVTVEDVKEAIKDGATTVAGVKIRTHAGMGLCQGRSCGKIIARMLSEVESPEKITPGSSRPPARVAKISEFLEVK, encoded by the coding sequence ATGTGTGATGATAAAGTTTTTGTATGCAGATGTCAGGAAGTAACGGTAGAAGATGTGAAAGAGGCCATAAAAGACGGGGCTACAACTGTAGCAGGAGTAAAGATAAGAACCCATGCAGGAATGGGTCTCTGTCAGGGAAGAAGTTGCGGTAAGATTATTGCCAGGATGCTTTCAGAAGTAGAATCTCCTGAAAAAATAACTCCAGGTTCATCCAGACCTCCTGCAAGAGTAGCAAAAATAAGTGAATTTTTGGAGGTGAAATAG
- a CDS encoding FAD-binding oxidoreductase, with product MNNKNINDTDVIVIGGGVIGTSIAYNLSKRGKKVTIFEKYDHARGASGSSDQLVLMQSKKPGVHLALALESLKMYKTLEEELGEPIHFRQKGGMILIENEKEMEIMKGFVEKQKKTGLDVDIISLDEVNKLQPGISQDIIGATYSPMDGEVDPIALNIALAKGAKANGTKIVLGTEVKEIITEGKKAIGVETSKGKFYAPTIINAAGVWAPLLCKKLGIEAPIKPRRGQICITDEVDYFIDMPILSAKYMMAKHNPDLLKDAPEMIAKLGIGLALSQSPKGNIMFGATREFVGYDKNVTYEGIGEVIRNAVTYFPQLKDMSIIRTMGGLRPFTPDGLPLIGWTGIEGFFMAAGHEGDGIALAPVTGKVVADIIIDGETFVDMSGFAPNRFSK from the coding sequence ATGAACAATAAAAATATAAATGATACAGATGTAATTGTAATAGGCGGGGGAGTAATCGGAACTTCTATAGCTTATAACCTCTCTAAAAGAGGAAAAAAAGTAACTATCTTTGAAAAATATGATCATGCCAGAGGTGCATCAGGTTCTAGTGACCAGCTGGTGTTGATGCAGTCTAAAAAACCAGGTGTGCATTTAGCCTTGGCTCTTGAAAGCTTAAAGATGTACAAAACTTTAGAAGAAGAGCTGGGAGAACCTATCCACTTTAGGCAAAAAGGCGGAATGATCCTTATTGAAAATGAAAAAGAGATGGAGATAATGAAGGGATTTGTAGAAAAACAGAAAAAAACAGGATTGGATGTCGATATTATTTCACTGGATGAGGTAAATAAACTCCAGCCGGGAATCTCCCAGGATATTATAGGAGCTACTTATAGTCCTATGGATGGAGAAGTTGATCCTATAGCCTTAAATATAGCTCTTGCAAAGGGAGCTAAGGCCAATGGAACCAAGATAGTTCTGGGAACCGAGGTAAAGGAAATAATTACAGAGGGGAAAAAAGCAATAGGAGTGGAAACTTCAAAAGGGAAGTTTTATGCTCCTACTATAATAAATGCAGCCGGTGTATGGGCGCCTCTGCTATGCAAAAAATTGGGGATAGAAGCCCCTATAAAACCAAGAAGAGGGCAGATATGCATAACTGATGAAGTGGATTATTTTATAGATATGCCTATCCTTTCGGCAAAATATATGATGGCAAAGCATAATCCGGACCTTTTAAAGGATGCTCCTGAAATGATTGCCAAATTAGGAATAGGACTTGCTCTAAGTCAGTCTCCAAAGGGAAATATCATGTTTGGAGCTACAAGAGAATTTGTAGGTTATGATAAAAATGTTACCTATGAAGGGATTGGAGAGGTAATCAGGAATGCAGTCACTTATTTTCCCCAATTAAAAGATATGAGTATAATCAGAACTATGGGAGGATTGAGACCATTTACTCCAGACGGTCTTCCCCTCATTGGATGGACTGGGATAGAGGGATTTTTCATGGCTGCAGGTCATGAGGGAGACGGAATTGCTCTGGCTCCAGTAACCGGGAAAGTTGTGGCAGATATTATCATAGATGGAGAAACATTTGTGGACATGTCAGGCTTTGCTCCAAATAGGTTTTCAAAATAA
- a CDS encoding sodium:solute symporter family protein, translating into MSSALVVIIFSVIIIGIGFSITYVISRKTKGSEEAWVNGGRSLPLYVTIGTQFAAIMGGGFVVAHVGIGYTHGWSVLTYGIIMACIFFVLCFIADWLRKENFNTIPDVLEKLYGKNRGLALFSTIAAIIVPFGWLCTQLVAFSKLFSPIIGVDPKYMIVGFATLCLIFVLPAGLSSVAWTDFFFGCMMLIVTAVSLFFLINMNGSVGEMISRVPKDMTEFPKGMTLIGWGTILLWVTSVIPGGITNQMAIQRICAIKDAKSVKKSLIITGVVIIIVEIWSVVTGIGVRSLMPGMDGEMATGWLLAQFPKWFMGLFSGFLMVSILSTVNGSIQSVVVSVSEDFFKKVMPLNNFSNKLLVTRIAAVIVTYLAAFLAILYPQALQWLILSYGLSAVVLLGPIYLGYILKKRMVLNYKGAILSMIIGVCFTVYNLYTNSAIPFTIVGIGSSCIVLYLYHLITAEKIVPKTKIEIKGE; encoded by the coding sequence ATGAGTTCGGCATTAGTAGTTATAATTTTTTCTGTGATTATTATAGGGATAGGGTTTTCGATAACCTATGTAATAAGCAGAAAAACTAAGGGAAGTGAAGAGGCTTGGGTTAATGGGGGAAGATCTTTACCATTATATGTAACAATAGGTACACAGTTTGCAGCAATAATGGGTGGAGGTTTTGTTGTAGCCCATGTAGGTATCGGATATACCCATGGATGGAGTGTTTTGACCTATGGGATCATAATGGCATGTATATTTTTTGTACTATGTTTTATAGCAGATTGGCTGAGAAAAGAAAATTTTAACACCATACCAGATGTTTTGGAAAAACTCTATGGGAAAAATAGGGGATTAGCTTTATTTTCTACCATAGCGGCAATAATAGTACCTTTTGGATGGCTCTGTACACAACTGGTAGCTTTTTCCAAATTGTTTTCACCTATAATCGGAGTAGATCCTAAATACATGATTGTAGGGTTTGCAACTCTTTGTCTGATATTTGTACTTCCAGCAGGACTTTCATCTGTAGCATGGACAGATTTTTTCTTTGGCTGTATGATGCTCATAGTAACTGCAGTATCTTTATTTTTCCTCATAAATATGAATGGAAGTGTAGGGGAGATGATTTCCAGAGTACCTAAAGATATGACGGAGTTTCCAAAGGGAATGACCCTTATCGGGTGGGGAACAATACTTCTCTGGGTTACCTCTGTAATTCCTGGGGGGATTACAAATCAGATGGCTATCCAAAGGATATGTGCTATTAAAGATGCCAAAAGCGTCAAGAAAAGCCTGATTATAACAGGAGTAGTAATAATAATAGTTGAAATATGGTCTGTAGTAACAGGAATAGGAGTTAGGAGTCTTATGCCAGGAATGGACGGGGAGATGGCTACAGGGTGGCTTTTAGCTCAATTCCCTAAATGGTTTATGGGACTTTTCTCTGGATTTCTTATGGTGAGTATATTATCTACGGTAAATGGTTCTATCCAGTCGGTGGTAGTAAGTGTGTCGGAGGATTTTTTTAAGAAGGTAATGCCTTTAAATAATTTTTCCAATAAACTTTTGGTAACGAGGATAGCGGCTGTTATAGTGACTTATTTAGCAGCTTTTCTTGCAATTTTATACCCACAGGCTCTTCAATGGCTTATATTATCATATGGACTGTCAGCTGTAGTTTTATTAGGACCTATTTATTTAGGATATATTTTAAAGAAACGAATGGTATTAAACTATAAAGGAGCTATTTTATCTATGATTATAGGGGTATGTTTCACTGTATATAATCTTTATACAAATTCAGCGATACCATTTACAATAGTTGGAATAGGTTCTTCATGTATTGTACTTTACCTTTATCATCTGATTACTGCTGAAAAAATAGTTCCTAAAACTAAAATTGAAATAAAAGGAGAATAA
- a CDS encoding RidA family protein — protein sequence MNIERHNTKKRMSHAVIHNNVAYLCGQVPKDETKGMADQTKTTLEKVDQLLADIGSHKSKILSATVYIKDMNQFKEMNEVWDRWVEEGTAPARACVEANMARESLLVEVSVIAAV from the coding sequence ATGAATATTGAACGACATAACACTAAAAAAAGGATGAGTCATGCAGTGATTCATAATAATGTAGCTTATTTATGCGGACAGGTTCCCAAGGATGAAACAAAGGGGATGGCAGATCAGACAAAAACAACTTTGGAAAAGGTTGATCAGCTTTTGGCTGATATTGGAAGTCATAAGAGTAAGATTCTTTCGGCTACAGTTTACATTAAAGATATGAACCAGTTCAAGGAGATGAATGAAGTCTGGGACAGATGGGTAGAGGAAGGAACTGCTCCGGCAAGAGCCTGTGTAGAGGCAAATATGGCCAGAGAATCTCTTTTGGTAGAGGTATCTGTTATAGCAGCTGTATAG
- a CDS encoding ABC transporter permease: MGKFIFKRLGQMLFTLYIVVTATFFLMHAIPGGPFTREKPLPPAVIAALEAKFNLDAPLHIQYIDYIKGVFSFDFGPSFQKVGVDVIDLVKVGLPVSAKVGGTAVLVVLIIGIPLGIISALKQNKWEDYIVTVLATLGVTIPSFVIATMIIYIFSGKLGILPSFGLTSWKHYIGPVIALSGFSLAFVSKLTRSSMLEVLQQDYIRTARAKGLSEFVVIGKHALKNGLLPVVTYVGPMVAGILTGSFVIEKIFAIPGMGKYFVESVGNRDYTVIMGVTIFYAGFYIIMVFLVDIIYVLIDPRIKLHD, translated from the coding sequence ATGGGAAAGTTTATTTTTAAACGATTAGGTCAAATGTTATTTACACTGTATATAGTTGTTACAGCGACTTTTTTCTTGATGCATGCTATTCCTGGGGGGCCTTTTACAAGGGAAAAGCCATTGCCACCAGCAGTAATTGCAGCATTAGAGGCTAAATTTAATTTAGATGCACCGTTGCATATACAATATATCGACTATATTAAAGGGGTATTTAGTTTTGATTTTGGTCCTTCGTTTCAAAAAGTAGGGGTAGATGTAATTGATCTGGTAAAAGTCGGATTGCCCGTATCTGCAAAGGTAGGAGGAACAGCAGTACTAGTGGTGCTTATAATAGGTATTCCATTGGGGATAATATCTGCACTGAAGCAAAATAAGTGGGAAGATTATATAGTAACGGTATTAGCTACTTTAGGGGTTACAATCCCGAGTTTTGTAATAGCGACTATGATTATATATATATTTAGTGGGAAATTGGGAATACTGCCATCTTTCGGGCTTACTTCTTGGAAACATTATATTGGGCCGGTAATAGCTCTCTCTGGATTCTCTTTAGCTTTTGTATCTAAGCTGACCAGGTCATCGATGTTAGAGGTGTTACAGCAGGATTATATCAGGACGGCCAGAGCCAAGGGCTTATCAGAGTTTGTAGTAATTGGTAAACATGCTCTTAAAAATGGATTATTACCAGTGGTTACCTATGTAGGGCCAATGGTAGCAGGAATTTTGACTGGGTCATTTGTTATCGAAAAGATCTTTGCTATACCTGGAATGGGAAAATATTTCGTAGAAAGTGTAGGAAATAGAGACTATACAGTTATCATGGGAGTAACAATCTTTTATGCAGGATTTTATATAATTATGGTATTTTTAGTAGATATCATCTATGTATTAATAGATCCTAGGATTAAATTACATGATTAA
- a CDS encoding ABC transporter permease, whose amino-acid sequence MDNRWEKASEEIKGEKKIRPSLTYWQDAWRRLKQNKLSMIGLVVIILLFITAIFGPMFSKFSYEDQDLKFGNIAPRFDIYEVDKSNYIYVHPEYKIFTVTSDGKLLDSLKPVKNDMMNLQKIYEVDGKKVVLDYKNAKLAKKDPSIQKYKILVENKETEVAKRVFNKTYFFGTDSHGRDLFIRVLYGARISLTVAIVATLVNFFIGIFYGGIAGYLGGRVDTIMTRIMDIISTIPLLLYVILLMVIIAPGLKTIIIAMGITFWVRMARIVRGQTLSIKQHEYVMAAKTLGAKNFRILSRHIIPNAMGPIIVSLTMMIPNAIFTESFLSFIGLGVSAPQASWGTLASDALAGIRTYPYQLLFPSMAISITMLAFNFLGDGLRDALDPRLRK is encoded by the coding sequence ATGGATAATAGATGGGAAAAAGCATCAGAGGAAATTAAAGGCGAGAAGAAGATAAGACCTAGTCTTACATATTGGCAGGACGCTTGGAGAAGATTGAAACAAAATAAACTATCTATGATAGGACTAGTGGTGATAATCTTATTATTTATAACAGCAATTTTTGGACCTATGTTTTCTAAATTTAGTTATGAAGATCAAGATCTTAAATTCGGAAATATAGCTCCTAGGTTTGATATATATGAAGTAGATAAATCCAATTATATATATGTACATCCAGAATATAAAATATTTACTGTAACTTCTGACGGGAAATTGTTGGATTCATTGAAACCAGTTAAAAATGATATGATGAATTTACAAAAAATCTATGAAGTAGACGGGAAAAAAGTAGTATTGGATTATAAAAATGCTAAATTAGCTAAGAAAGATCCAAGTATACAAAAATATAAAATATTGGTAGAGAACAAAGAGACAGAAGTAGCAAAGAGAGTTTTTAACAAAACTTATTTCTTTGGGACTGACTCCCACGGAAGAGACCTCTTCATAAGGGTACTCTACGGAGCAAGAATATCACTTACAGTAGCAATAGTAGCTACCCTGGTAAACTTCTTTATTGGGATCTTCTATGGAGGAATAGCCGGTTATTTAGGTGGAAGGGTAGACACAATAATGACAAGAATAATGGATATAATAAGTACAATTCCATTACTACTGTATGTAATTTTACTTATGGTAATCATAGCTCCAGGATTAAAAACAATTATAATAGCCATGGGAATTACCTTCTGGGTAAGGATGGCAAGGATTGTAAGGGGGCAGACTCTCAGTATAAAACAACATGAATATGTTATGGCAGCTAAAACTCTAGGAGCCAAAAACTTTAGGATACTCAGCAGACATATCATACCAAATGCAATGGGACCTATCATCGTATCACTGACTATGATGATACCAAATGCAATATTTACAGAATCATTTTTAAGTTTTATAGGACTAGGAGTAAGTGCTCCTCAAGCATCATGGGGAACCTTAGCCAGTGATGCCTTAGCAGGAATAAGAACTTATCCATATCAACTGCTTTTTCCATCAATGGCAATAAGTATAACAATGCTTGCATTTAACTTTTTAGGGGATGGACTTAGAGATGCATTAGATCCAAGATTGAGAAAATAG
- a CDS encoding ABC transporter ATP-binding protein: MEKLIELKDVKTSFFTHLGEVQAVRGVSYSLNKGEALGIVGESGSGKSITSMSIMGLLQYPGVVKSGEIVFKGEDLLKKDKKEMRSVRGNEIAMIFQDPMTSLNPVYTVGDQIMEAIRKHQNVSKAEALEKAIEMLTLVGIPDPVKRVKSYPHEFSGGMRQRVMIAIALSCEPDLLIADEPTTALDVTIQAQILDLMKELKDKLNTSIVLITHDLGVVADVCSRVLVMYGGLIMEEGKVEDIFYNPKHPYTVGLLKSIPKIENKERLVPIDGTPPDLLHPPKGCPFAARCEHAMNVCMEERPEFFQCGEGHKSMCWLLHPDAPKTELKGGVR; encoded by the coding sequence ATGGAAAAATTAATTGAATTAAAGGACGTAAAAACTTCATTTTTTACCCACCTAGGGGAAGTGCAGGCTGTAAGAGGTGTAAGTTATAGTTTAAATAAAGGGGAGGCCTTGGGAATTGTAGGGGAATCAGGAAGTGGAAAGAGTATTACCTCGATGTCTATAATGGGACTACTGCAATATCCGGGAGTTGTAAAAAGTGGTGAGATAGTGTTTAAGGGGGAAGACCTTTTAAAGAAGGATAAGAAAGAGATGAGGAGTGTAAGAGGAAATGAAATAGCAATGATATTTCAAGACCCAATGACCTCATTAAATCCTGTATATACTGTAGGGGATCAGATTATGGAAGCTATCAGGAAACATCAAAATGTATCTAAAGCTGAGGCTCTTGAAAAAGCCATTGAGATGTTAACATTAGTAGGAATACCTGATCCGGTGAAAAGGGTAAAATCATATCCCCACGAATTCAGTGGTGGAATGAGACAAAGGGTAATGATTGCCATAGCTCTTTCATGTGAACCGGATCTGCTTATTGCTGATGAACCAACTACAGCATTAGACGTTACTATCCAGGCTCAGATATTAGATCTTATGAAAGAACTGAAGGATAAATTAAATACATCGATAGTTTTAATAACCCATGACCTGGGTGTAGTGGCCGACGTCTGTTCGAGAGTATTGGTTATGTATGGTGGACTTATTATGGAGGAAGGGAAGGTAGAAGATATATTCTATAATCCGAAACATCCATATACAGTGGGGCTGTTAAAATCAATACCTAAGATAGAAAACAAGGAAAGACTGGTACCTATCGATGGAACACCGCCAGATCTATTACACCCTCCAAAGGGGTGCCCTTTTGCAGCAAGATGTGAACATGCTATGAATGTATGTATGGAGGAGCGTCCAGAATTCTTTCAATGCGGAGAAGGGCACAAATCTATGTGCTGGTTACTTCATCCTGATGCACCAAAGACAGAGTTAAAGGGAGGGGTCAGATAG